The window CCTCAGGCACGACCGGCACTCCCAAGGGCGTCCAGCTTACTCATGCCAATATGGCGTCGCAGGTGCGCAACCTGCCCTTTGACCTCGTTCCCGGCGAACGTACGCTGTCCATTCTCCCCATCTGGCACAGCTACGAGCGTGTCTTTGAAATGGTCGCCATCAGCATGGGCGCGTGCACGTACTACACCTCGATCCGCTCGATTGCGGAGGATCTGAAGACCGTGAAGCCCAACGTGATGTGCTCCGCTCCGCGCCTTTGGGAGAATCTCTACCAAAAGCTCATGCACCGCGTAGAGGAGGGCGCGCCGTTCAAGCGACGGCTCTTTCACATGGCCCAGCATAGCACCTGCGCCGTCAAACGCGCCGAGCGATTCTTCCGCGGCCAGCAGCTCGATCTGACCGGTCGTTCCACGAAGGAAAATCTCCATCTCGGCATCAGCCATGCGGCCAACTGGCTGTTGTATTACCTCCCCCACCGCATCCTCGACAAGGTGGTCCTGTCCAAAATCCGCGAAGCCGTCGGCTGCTCGGAATTCCGCGGCACCATTTCCGGGGGCGGAGCGCTCCAGCCGCACGTCGATGAGTTTTTCAACTTCATCGGCATTCCCGTGCTGGAGGGGTACGGTCTGACCGAGTCCTCGCCTGTTCTCGCCGTCCGAACCTGGGACAATCTCGTCATTGGCACGGTCGGACCGCTTTATCCACAGACGGAGATACGAATCGTCGATCTCAACACCGGAGATATCCTGTATCCGAACAAATCCCGACGGGGACACGGTCGCGGGCTGCGCGGAGAGATTCACGTCAAGGGTCCGCAAGTGATGAAGGGCTACTATAAGAACCCGGCTGGCACCGCCAGCGTGCTGCACGACGGATGGCTCAATACCGGCGACATCGGGATGATAACCTTCAACGACTGCCTGAAGATCCTCGGCCGGTCGAAGGATACCATCGTTCTGCTCAGCGGCGAAAATGTCGAACCCGTGCCGATCGAGTGCCGCCTCGTCCACTCACCACTGATCGACAACTGCATGGTCGTCGGCCAGGACCAGAAAGCCCTTGCAGCCCTCATCGTGCCGAGTCTGCTCGGCTTTCGCTCCTCTGGTATCCAGACCTCCAGCCTGGAGGAGATCGCCAAAGACCCCGAGGCTCGGGACCTGATGGATCAGGAATTGCGCGGTCTGATCAGCAAGGCCACGGGATTCAAGAACTTCGAGCGCATCACGGATTTTCGGTTCGTGACGCGCCCCTTCGAGGTCGGTCGGGAGCTGACGGGCACCTACAAGCTGAAGCGCCACATCATCACCGAGATGTACGGTGACTTGATCAAGGATTTGTACCCGGAGTAGGCGCAGGCTGCGGCGTTGCCGCCTCTGCGGGAGCGGCTTCCGTCGACGCAGCGGGGGCTGGCTTGAGGATTTCCCGCAACTTGATGACCCACTTCGAGAAATCCGGGTGCTGCGGATACGTCTTCACCAGGATGTAGATATCATTCGCAGCCCGGTTCGTTTGTCCGAGCAGGATCATGTCATTGGCACGCGAAAAAATCATCTTCGGCCGCACCATGGTATTGAAATCGGCTGCCAGGAAATCGAGCCGTCCCGAGGTCGCGCGATCGGCCAGCACCTTCATCTCAAGATCCCAGGTTTGGATGAGGGCCGGATCTTTCACGGTACGCATGACCGAGCGAACGTTCTTTTCCAGGATTCCCGCGAGGTTCCCCGGTGTAAGCTCCCAGCCATCGCTCTTGGGTAGCCACTGCTGGAGACGAAGCCAGCGGGTGAAGACTCCATCGGAGATGGACTTGTCGAGGAGATCCTTCTTGGCGTTGAGGGTCTTTTGGGCAATGTCCCGGTCGCGCTGGGCGCGTTCGTTTGCCGGTTTGTCAGCCTGTTTCTTCTTCAAGTCCTGAAAACTGTCCTCTGTCGGGACCAGATCATTCGCATAGGCCAGCGAGGGAGCGATAAAGAGCTCTGGCTTGTCCGAGGCGCCACGCTCCAACGACATCACGAGATAGCGCAGGTGGAGAAGGATAACGTTTTGAAAGTCGGTCGAACGCAAAGCATCGCCCATACCGGATTTCCACTCCGCGAAAGCGGCTCCCTTGTTGGGTTTGCCCTCAAACTCCACCGCCTCGACGGCATCGGCATAAAGGGCTGCCGCGGCCGAGGGCGACACAGCGGCCGAACGCAGTTGGGAGATCGCCATTTGTCGCGCAGAGGCCAGCGTCTGCTTCTGCCGCTGCTCGATCATGTCGAGTTCACGGAGGATTACATCGGCATTAACCGGAGGAGCATCCTGGGCTCGCGCGACGGGAGTGAGCATCAAACCGGCCGCGAGAAAGCCGGGGAGGAACAGGGGTTTCATCGAGGGAAATATTCGCGCCGTCGGGCTTTCGGTCGAGCATTATTGCGCCCTCCCCCGGGGCCTACGACCTGCGGAGAGTATGTACCGTAATCTCTGGCCGGCAATTATACCGCGCTGCGACGCCACAACTCCCCGTGCCGCGCGATGTATAGCCTTGCAGTCTCCCACAGATCCAGCCACCAGCGACGAGCCAGCGCGGACCGGGGTAATTGTGCAGAACGGCCCTCCCGCCCGGCAGGCAGATCTGCCCGCCATGGGTGTGTCCGCAAAGCATCAGATCATATCCTGCCGCAGCGGCCTCCCGGTATGGCTCAGGGCTGTGACTGAGCAGAATGGACGTCTCTCCTACCGGTACGTCTTCACGAGCTTTGCGAAGATCGTGCGTTTGAAAAAAGCTGGGATCATCAACCCCGCAAAACCAGATTCTCTGGCCGTGCCGCTCAATCGGGACCGACTCATTAAGCAGCATTGGCAGACCGGCAGACTCGAGAAACGATACCTTCTCGATAAAATCGTGATTTCCGAGTGTGCCGTATAACGGTCCCTGCAAGGCGCGGATCAATCGCGCCATCAAATCGAGTGAAATATCGTAATCATCCCCGATTTGATTATGATAATCGCCCGTCAGCACAACGGCATCATACTGGACATCGGCCAGTAGCTCGATGAGCACATCGATCAGCTCGGGCTGAAGATCGCAATGCAGGTCCGTAAGGTGCAAGAGCCGGAAGCCATCGAAAGCCTCTGGAAGGGAGGTGAGAACCACGTCGCGCTCGACCAATTCGACATCCAGACAATTGCGCCGCCCACGCTCCTCGGCGCAAAAGAGCCAGAGCACCGAGCGGACGATGGCATTAACGGGAATCACGCTCTCGATACGGAAAATGCCCTTCCCCTGGTGATTT of the Terrimicrobium sacchariphilum genome contains:
- a CDS encoding metallophosphoesterase → MRLVRRVSSQEAAGHTDYRLLSQRLGHDMLRKRISAQAGIWARKNHQGKGIFRIESVIPVNAIVRSVLWLFCAEERGRRNCLDVELVERDVVLTSLPEAFDGFRLLHLTDLHCDLQPELIDVLIELLADVQYDAVVLTGDYHNQIGDDYDISLDLMARLIRALQGPLYGTLGNHDFIEKVSFLESAGLPMLLNESVPIERHGQRIWFCGVDDPSFFQTHDLRKAREDVPVGETSILLSHSPEPYREAAAAGYDLMLCGHTHGGQICLPGGRAVLHNYPGPRWLVAGGWICGRLQGYTSRGTGSCGVAARYNCRPEITVHTLRRS
- a CDS encoding AMP-dependent synthetase/ligase; translation: MARLQVSTLAELYRNAAEAYENRPAFASKNAEGQYRPTSYRSLYEQGLALATALIDLGVQPREHVGLLADNRLEWIICDAGVQLAGCADVPRGTDITEGEIAYILDHADIRVTFVENLATLEKLGRVQGQLNQLETIILMDPKAAARDGVLRLQDLLARGAELRAAGDRRAEDRSAAIQPEDLFTIIYTSGTTGTPKGVQLTHANMASQVRNLPFDLVPGERTLSILPIWHSYERVFEMVAISMGACTYYTSIRSIAEDLKTVKPNVMCSAPRLWENLYQKLMHRVEEGAPFKRRLFHMAQHSTCAVKRAERFFRGQQLDLTGRSTKENLHLGISHAANWLLYYLPHRILDKVVLSKIREAVGCSEFRGTISGGGALQPHVDEFFNFIGIPVLEGYGLTESSPVLAVRTWDNLVIGTVGPLYPQTEIRIVDLNTGDILYPNKSRRGHGRGLRGEIHVKGPQVMKGYYKNPAGTASVLHDGWLNTGDIGMITFNDCLKILGRSKDTIVLLSGENVEPVPIECRLVHSPLIDNCMVVGQDQKALAALIVPSLLGFRSSGIQTSSLEEIAKDPEARDLMDQELRGLISKATGFKNFERITDFRFVTRPFEVGRELTGTYKLKRHIITEMYGDLIKDLYPE